TCCACATCGTTGCTGTTGATCAGTTGCTTGTACCGAATCTCGTTGCGACGCGCAATGGGGTCACGCCAATACGGGTAGCCTGCCCACCAGCCGTTCTTCCGCTCCGTCTCCTCAGAGCAGTAGCTTGCGTGCTTGAACAGAAACACCATGGATAGCAGACCAACGACTGCCATCATGTTGTACTCCTGCGTGAACAGCttcagctgcagcacaggGATGCGATCGCACTTCCAGCGGGTGTAGACCATCTTGGGACTCGTTGCGTTAGCACCTGGCTGAAACACAGACAAAGCGAAAGGGGACCGTGTCTGTTCCTGTTGCCATGCACGAGGAGGCAAATCACCATCATGCCATGCAAAGTTTCAGATGCGCCAAgacaagagagaaagagtcAGCGGAATCCAAAGAGGAGAAACAAAGTGAAAGGTCAAGAAGTGCCTTGAAAAGAGTCTGCACTCACTCAGTTGCGAGTCGCACTAGCTGAGATTTGTCAGAGGAAACAGTGCTGCAAGTTTTCCAGCTGCCTTCACATGCAGCGCGGTGCAGCATTGTTTTGTCAAACACGGCGACTCAACACAAGTCATACCACCAAAGTGTCGTCCACTTGAACCGATCGCGTTTGTTTTTTGTGTCATCCAGTGCACGCGTACACCACAGTGAGGCTGCTGAACGCAGAACAGAAAAAAACACCCAACCACACACATGGCGAGAGAAAGCAATGAACATCAAACAAGTGCAAATGCACCCTATCTACATTATTACCCgtaccgcagcagcaacagcgttCTCTCAATCGGCCCAGGCCATTCCGTCCACGGGAACTTCGGAGCAAACCTGCAGCGCACTCGTCGGGGCCCAGATGCCTCGTCTAAAGGCACCCGTCTGCGCCATTTGGATGCTGGGATAGTGCAGGGACGCAGCATCGTCGAGAGGTCTGTTCTTCTTGTCGAACTTTCCTTCATAATAGGACCCTCCTTGCAGAATCCACTGCCCTTGCACAAAGTTACCGCGGACCCACTCTCCACGGTACTCGCTCCCCTCCGCAAAGTGGTAAGTTCCATAGCCATCCTTGGCGCCAGCCTTCCAGTTACCCGAGTACACGTCGCCATTAAGGTAGTAGTAAACACCTTGTCCGTGTCGTTTGTTTTCCAGAAACTCCCCTTGGTAGAGAGTGCCGTCCTTGTTTTTCATGACTCCGCGGCCAGTTCGCTTTCCACGCACATAGTCACCATGGTAACACGGTCGTTGTCCATACTGCATGATGCCCTCTACGACGTGACGGCCAAGCTGGAGTTTGGTAGCGATTTCTGTTACCATCGCTTTGGCATCCTTTCCCGCACTTGTCAGCAGCTCCACTTCCTTCGAAACGACCCGGTCAGCCTCGCTGCGCCCTTTGCTCACAAAAATGTACTGGCCCCTCCCGTGCTTTTTTCCCTCAAAAAACTCCCCTTCATACGTGTCACCCGACGCATACGTCGCTTTGCCGCAGCCAGACCTCTGCTGGAACTCATCACGTGGACCTGCGTATATTCCTAACGTGCACACAGACTTTACAAAGTTGCGATCAAAGACAGCTCCACTTTCCTCCGACCTTTGGCAGAAATCATCGATCCACGCTTCGACATCTGTCTCCGGCTCACCGCCCTCGGCGAGGAACGCGGCAGCGTACGCATTCCAAACATACAGTTCGGCTTTCTTGAAGCCTGTTACTGCGTCGATCTCATCGATGTTGACCTGCTGCACCTTGCCTTCTCCGTCTGATGGCATTGTCGTGCGTCGTGGGTATCGGTTAAAGGTAACGTCACTCTGAGCCAGATGCCACCTTGCccggaaaagaaaacggcgAAAGCCCATAAAGTGCAGAGTGGacaaaacaaacgaaaaacaaGGATGAGCCacagcgggagagagagaaaaaaaggggagagaaATCGGAACCAAGTGCACCTTTTTTCGCGGAAAGCGAAGCAGGCAGACCCATCCACCATGGTAACATGCAGAATCGTCACCAATACACACAAATAGAGCAAAAGAGGAGCACAGTGTACTAACCACTTTCATCTCATGCACAGTCTACCCACCACCGCTTTTGGCAGCCTGATGTCGACGCTAAGCTACGCGTCGCGAAAAGCGCAGTAGAATCTGTCGCTGCGGCATCGACTGCCACCCAAGTTTTTCAATCCCGCCGTCagcttctcttttttttcgtctttTATTTTCATGATTTGATAGCCTTGTCGGCATTTAACTTCACAGTtggcgacacacacacacacacacacacacacacacacacacacacatatacacacacagacaaatAAAAGAAGTCATGCATCGCACTCAGGGCTATTGCTTACCAACCAACAAACAATAAAAACCAACAAATTACCCCCATGAGGgaccccccaaaaaaaaaaattcCGTCTATATTTGTTGTTTTTCTCATTTCCTTATTAAACCTTACTTATTTTTAGAACAGTTTCTCTTTGCCATCCATTTCTTTTTCGCATACCTATTTTCCTTCAGCTCTGTATTAGTCCGCATCCTCATCATCATCGTCTTCCCCATCAAAGCCCTTCTTGCCCtcgtctgcgtcgccgtgAGGCTGCGGAGGCGACACCACCTTCAGCTGGCCACCGCGCTTCTTGATTTCCGCCGTCATTGCCTCTATTGCCTCCTTCATTCGCTGAATACCCTCTTCCTTCATATCCGTGCGCGCGCGGATGCCGTACTTGGGGGGTCCGATGATGTTGACGGAGAGGTGGATCTGAGGATCGCTGCCTTCGCCGTAGCTGCGGCCCAGAATGAGGACGTCGCGGATCGCCTCCACACCATCACACGCGAAGCACGTGATCTCGACTTCCGCGAACAGCGTCAACACCTTCAGCCGCATCGCGTTCTTCAGCGTCAGCATCAGGCAATCCGATATAGCCTTTTCAAGCTTCAGCGGACCAAGAATACGCTCCACATCTTCCGTCTGGTTCAGTTCGTAAAGCCACGTCCACGCGTGTTTGCCCGGTTCCCGCTGGTAGAGCGGATAGGCGATCATTTCCATCGCATCCATAGCGGGGATATCACACAGCTCAGCGACATGGCAAACAATGGAGCGAACTTCGTTACCCTGGCGGAAGTGCGCTTCGCACGCCTTTGCTTCGTTGGGCGTTACCAGCTTCTTTGACAAGTCAATGTAACCCTTGTCCTTGTCGATACGGATCACCTGCGCGGGCTCAGTGCGGCCTACCTTGATTAGCTTTCCCATCGAGCGCACACGGCGTCTAGTCACCTCCGTGTACGGAATAATGCCTTCCCGCTTGCCGTactcgagcagctgcactaCCGCGGAGGTGTCATTCACCTGGGTGATTTTTACCCACACGACGTCGTTGATCTTCGGCATCGTTTCAACGTAGAACGGAATGTCCTTGCCATCCCATGAGGTAATGCCCAGGCACCCACAGACAAACTTC
Above is a genomic segment from Leishmania major strain Friedlin complete genome, chromosome 3 containing:
- a CDS encoding putative elongation initiation factor 2 alpha subunit (previous protein_id=AAM69063.2); its protein translation is MWVSLCRPLERIIFCNNESMASYCVTDSPETVDYKTKCCCRTTDNVYYAVPKEYFRLNQSLARRKLLLAEPFPVPVDCRTLDHLLVLLEKATILSAQVVEGETKGSNNERPEWMRDLNKRQQKFVCGCLGITSWDGKDIPFYVETMPKINDVVWVKITQVNDTSAVVQLLEYGKREGIIPYTEVTRRRVRSMGKLIKVGRTEPAQVIRIDKDKGYIDLSKKLVTPNEAKACEAHFRQGNEVRSIVCHVAELCDIPAMDAMEMIAYPLYQREPGKHAWTWLYELNQTEDVERILGPLKLEKAISDCLMLTLKNAMRLKVLTLFAEVEITCFACDGVEAIRDVLILGRSYGEGSDPQIHLSVNIIGPPKYGIRARTDMKEEGIQRMKEAIEAMTAEIKKRGGQLKVVSPPQPHGDADEGKKGFDGEDDDDEDAD
- a CDS encoding conserved hypothetical protein (previous protein_id=AAM69062.2), encoding MGFRRFLFRARWHLAQSDVTFNRYPRRTTMPSDGEGKVQQVNIDEIDAVTGFKKAELYVWNAYAAAFLAEGGEPETDVEAWIDDFCQRSEESGAVFDRNFVKSVCTLGIYAGPRDEFQQRSGCGKATYASGDTYEGEFFEGKKHGRGQYIFVSKGRSEADRVVSKEVELLTSAGKDAKAMVTEIATKLQLGRHVVEGIMQYGQRPCYHGDYVRGKRTGRGVMKNKDGTLYQGEFLENKRHGQGVYYYLNGDVYSGNWKAGAKDGYGTYHFAEGSEYRGEWVRGNFVQGQWILQGGSYYEGKFDKKNRPLDDAASLHYPSIQMAQTGAFRRGIWAPTSALQVCSEVPVDGMAWAD
- a CDS encoding conserved hypothetical protein (previous protein_id=AAM69061.1) yields the protein MVYTRWKCDRIPVLQLKLFTQEYNMMAVVGLLSMVFLFKHASYCSEETERKNGWWAGYPYWRDPIARRNEIRYKQLINSNDVDITDPKWTGCSKEQLERLRAIV